Part of the Scyliorhinus canicula chromosome 8, sScyCan1.1, whole genome shotgun sequence genome is shown below.
NNNNNNNNNNNNNNNNNNNNNNNNNNNNNNNNNNNNNNNNNNNNNNNNNNNNNNNNNNNNNNNNNNNNNNNNNNNNNNNNNNNNNNNNNNNNNNNNNNNNNNNNNNNNNNNNNNNNNNNNNNNNNNNNNNNNNNNNNNNNNNNNNNNNNNNNNNNNNNNNNNNNNNNNNNNNNNNNNNNNNNNNNNNNNNNNNNNNNNNNNNNNNNNNNNNNNNNNNNNNNNNNNNNNNNNNNNNNNNNNNNNNNNNNNNNNNNNNNNNNNNNNNNNNNNNNNNNNNNNNNNNNNNNNNNNNNNNNNNNNNNNNNNNNNNNNNNNNNNNNNNNNNNNNNNNNNNNNNNNNNNNNNNNNNNNNNNNNNNNNNNNNNNNNNNNNNNNNNNNNNNNNNNNNNNNNNNNNNNNNNNNNNNNNNNNNNNNNNNNNNNNNNNNNNNNNNNNNNNNNNNNNNNNNNNNNNNNNNNNNNNNNNNNNNNNNNNNNNNNNNNNNNNNNNNNNNNNNNNNNNNNNNNNNNNNNNNNNNNNNNNNNNNNNNNNNNNNNNNNNNNNNNNNNNNNNNNNNNNNNNNNNNNNNNNNNNNNNNNNNNNNNNNNNNNNNNNNNNNNNNNNNNNNNNNNNNNNNNNNNNNNNNNNNNNNNNNNNNNNNNNNNNNNNNNNNNNNNNNNNNNNNNNNNNNNNNNNNNNNNNNNNNNNNNNNNNNNNNNNNNNNNNNNNNNNNNNNNNNNNNNNNNNNNNNNNNNNNNNNNNNNNNNNNNNNNNNNNNNNNNNNNNNNNNNNNNNNNNNNNNNNNNNNNNNNNNNNNNNNNNNNNNNNNNNNNNNNNNNNNNNNNNNNNNNNNNNNNNNNNNNNNNNNNNNNNNNNNNNNNNNNNNNNNNNNNNNNNNNNNNNNNNNNNNNNNNNNNNNNNNNNNNNNNNNNNNNNNNNNNNNNNNNNNNNNNNNNNNNNNNNNNNNNNNNNNNNNNNNNNNNNNNNNNNNNNNNNNNNNNNNNNNNNNNNNNNNNNNNNNNNNNNNNNNNNNNNNNNNNNNNNNNNNNNNNNNNNNNNNNNNNNNNNNNNNNNNNNNNNNNNNNNNNNNNNNNNNNNNNNNNNNNNNNNNNNNNNNNAGGGCAGCGTCGGGGGGAACGGGCAGCGTCGGGGGGAACGGGCAGCgtcgggggggaacgtgcaatgTATAGTGGGACTTAAAACATCCTGCAGACTAATGTCCTTTTCCCGATCCATACCCAGTGTGacccacgtgactccagatccacataaCAATTATAATCCTAATGAATGTCACAATTAGgcagacattaacactgcaatgaagccactgaaaatcccatagtcgccacacactggtgcctgttcgggtacactgagggagcattcagaatgtccaattcacctgacaagcatgtttttcaggacttgtggaaggaaactggagcatctggaggaaacccacgcagacagagggagaacatgcaagcccCACACAGTATACAGTTGACTCTTAgccaccccacacccccgcaGTTACAAATTTTAGATTGTGGGCCAAGGCTGGGACACATGATAAGGGCAGTCAGATGTTTGTTGACTCCTTTGCGCGCGATGGTCCAATTGGTCTTGTTGTGCGCTGTAAACGTCTGTGACTACATCCGAGCTAGTCACGCCGTTCAAGAGCAATTCTGGGTGGGCGACAAATGCCGTGAcaccacatcccatggaagaatggACATAGATCATAgactttatagtgcagaaggaggtcaatcggcccatcaagtctgcacagacccttggaaagaacaccctatctcagtccacactgccaccctatccccgtaaccccacctaacctttttcgatactaagggcaatttggtgcggataattcaccaaacctgcacatctttcgatggAGAGGGGAaagcggagaacccggaggaaacccacgcagacacggtgagaaagtgcagactccgcagatagtgacccagcggggaattgaacctgggaccctggagctgtgaggcaacagtgctgaccactgtgctaccctctgATATACATGAATCTAGCCCGAAAATACTCAATGACTGATCCTGGCCAGCCAGCACcgatgcaatgggctgaatggcctgggtGTTGGACAGGTGCCTACCTGGTGCGGAGGGCTTGCCAGGCGGCGTCGACATCGGCATAGAGGTTCTTCTCGGAGGGCTTGCCTGAGCTGGCCCCGTAGCCGGAGTAGTCGTAGGAGAAGACGTTGCAGTTGATGCGGGAGCCCAGGCCGATGTAGAAGCTGCTCATCTGGCCCAGGTCCACGGCGTTGCCGTGGGAGAAGAGCAGGGTGAAGCGGGCGCTGGGCGAGCAGCGGATGAACATACAGGCGATGCGGCTGCCCCGGCTGCTGCGGCTCATGAAGGCCTCGATGGAGTCCTTCTCCCGCTGTGAGTACTGCCAGTCGGCCCGCTCCGACAGGTGCAGGCTCCAGCGGCCGCCCGCCTCGTCCGCCAGCATCGCGTAGGTGGGCTCGGGGGGCAGGAAGGCCAGCTTGGAGGCGATCCGGCCCGGGCATGGCGGGCAGCAGAACAGGCAGCACAGCTCACTGAGAGACAGGTTAttcatggccgggggggggggggggggttggtgaggggggggggggggggggggttggtgaggggggggggggttggtgaggggggggggggggttggtgaggggggggggggttggtgaggggggggggttggtgaggggggggggggttggtgagggggggggggggggggttggtgaggggggggggggggttggtgaggggggggggttggtggggggggggggttggtaaggggggggtggtaagggggggggggttggtgagggagggggggttggtgagggaggggggggttggtgaggggggggttggtgagggggggggttggtgaggggggggttggtgagggggggggttggtgaggggggggttggtgagggggggttggtgagggggggggttggtgaggggggggggttggtgaggggggggttggtggggggggggttggtgagggggggggttggtgagggggggggggttggtgagggggggggggttggtgagggggggggggttggtgagggggggggttggtgagggggggggttggtgagggggggggttggtgaggggggggttggtgaggggggggttggtgggggggggttggtgagggggggttggtgagggggggaggggggttggtgagggggggggggggttggtgaggggggggaggggggttggtgagggggggaggggggttggtgagggggggaggggggttggtgagggggggaggggggttggtgaggggggggaggggggttggtgagggggggagggggggttggtgagggggggagggggggttggtgagggggggagggggggttggtgagggggggaggggggttggtgaggggggaggggggttggtgaggggggggaggggggttggtgaggggggaggggggttggtgagggggggaggggggttggtgagggggggaggggggttggtgagggggggaggggggttggtgagggggggaggggggtggtgagggggggaggggggttggtgagggggggaggggggttggtgagggggggaggggggttggtgagggggggaggggggttggtgagggggggaggggggttggtgagggggggaggggggttggtgagggggggaggggggttggtgagggggggaggggggttggtgaggggggggggggggttggtgaggggggaggggggttggtgaggggggaggggggttggtgagggggggaggggggaggggggttggtgagggggggagggttggggggaggggagggttggggggaggggagggttgaggggtggggggaggggtggaggtgaaggggtgggggtgaagggagtgggggggtgagggagtggggggtgagggagtggggggtgaggggaggaagggggtgggggtgaaggggggtgagggggtggggtgtgaaagGGGTgaggagtgggagtgagtgagggggtagGGAGATGTTGGGGGGAGTGGGTTAACGGGgagtaggggaggggtggggtagctgagttgagggCCCTGCAGCCGCCAGGCAGTCGGGTCGGTGCCGGGCGGGGTGCCGGTGAAGGTTTGCTGGCAGTCAGGCCGCGGGCTGTGTGGAGGATGGCGGCTCTccgcgctgctgctgctgccgagtCTCCGCCGCTCCGCTCGGGGGGGAATCACCGGGAGACTGGGCCCAGGATCCGGCTCAGTGATGCGGGACGAGGGGGATTAACCTGCCCGGGGCAGCTGCTCTGTGTCCGGCTCCTCAGGAAACCACTTCACATCCCGCCCCGCTGCCGGTGGAGGGTTTCTGGAGGCCCCGGCCTGGCGGCCAGGAGGAGTTCGGTTTGagtgttttggggaggggggaacacaATAGTCGGCGGAACCTGGGCCGCGCCCGCCGTTTCCCCCCGGCGGCTAAAACAAAGGGATGCGTCGCTGTCCGGTCCGGTGAACATCCGGGAAGCCCGGTCCCCAGTCTGGGGCAAATAACcgtccttttttttaaaactggaggGCGGAGTCAGCGCCGGAAACCGGACCAATCACCTCCGGTCCCGCCCCCTCCGGCCTTCCCGCTTTGCCATTGGACGGGCGCCGCTGACAGATGTGCGCCCGACCACGCAGCATCGCCAGAGCTGTTGGGAGTGACCAATCGGCTGCGTGGAGGGGCGGGGCCGGAACTCGCCGCCCCCCGTCACCTCGCCTTTCACTTCCGGCGCAGCTACATCTGCTTCCTGTGTGCGTGTTGCCCTGTTGGGGAACATATCTCACAATTCACTGAAAACAACTGCAGTTTATTAAACACATCATGAGCACAGAGAAAGGAAACGTTGCCAGGAGGAGGGCTCAGAAGCACCAGAACGTTATTGGGTTCAAAAATGACAAATATATTAAAAGTGACCAGATAAAGGTAAGCACCAGTTTCCCTGTGAAATGTGCCTCTAATCTTTAAATCTGCTTATTTTCAATAACCATTTATTTCAGCATTCAAAATCATCAGGGGGAGGGAGTGTCTGGTAGAGTAAATACAAAGCAGCTGCTTCTAATAGTCAGAGActcaggggacacagatttaaagcaatTGATAAAGCAACCAGAGAGGGGTGAGTTTATTCATCAAGTTATGATGAGGGTAAAAAAAAGCAGGTCTTTGCAGGTAAAGAAGAGATAGTGGGGCCAATTGGCTAGCTCTTCAAAGCACCAGCActggcacagtgggctgaatggcctcctgtgctgcgcTGTTCCACAGACTAGAGTTTAGCGTCCAATAGTACACCTGGTCTGTCTTTGtggataatgatgtggagatgccggcgttggactggggtgagcacagtaagaagtcttacaacaccaggttaaagtccaacaggtttgtttcaaacacgagctttcggagcacggctgaagaaggagccgtgctccgaaagctcgtgtttgaaacaaacctgttggactttaacctggtgttgtaagacttcttactttgtggATAATGTCTCGAGCAGTAAGTAGTGAAGGCAAGGATCAAATGAAGAAACTTTGGGGCGCTCTGAAAGTGACTGTGCAGGGCTGAGAGGAGAAAACATGTTGCTTACATAAATGACAAATAATGGGAAACCCTTCCTGGGGTataccactggacactggcttcccgtCACTAAAGTagctgtctgtcatcaccctcctaCAGCTTAGCcacttttgaatccaccttatcgaGTTATCCTGtgacccatgtgcatttgccttccttaaaAGTCCCccagtgggaccttgtcaaaggctttgcaggAATCCATACactgcatcaactgcactacccttctCTATTCACTTGGTTTACTCCTGAAaaagttcaatcaaatttgtttggCATGACCTCCTCTGAcacagccatgctgactatctctgatcaaaccaaatggagatagattctccaatagtttccctgctacttatgtgagactcactggtctgtagttccatgGCTAATCTCTCCAACCTTTCGTAAATAGTGTGACCACatcagctattctccagtcctcaggcACCTCCCCCATGGCCAGAGAGCAAATAAAAATTTTGGTCCGACCCCTTGCAATCTCTCCTcccgcctcccacagcagcctttcGTCccgcaagtctcgaaagacgtgccattagctgaattggacgttctgaattctccccctgtgtacctgaacagtcgcCGGAAAGTGGTgagtcggggattttcacagtaacctcattgcagtgttaatgtaagcctacttgtgacactaataaagattattattattattattatatgagtTCAAGACTCTGGCATAGGACTTGAAGCCACACCTTCCGACTCTGAGTGCTGCCCACTGAATCAAAAGCTGAGCTTCTGAAAAGTAACATAAAAGCAAATGTCGGTAAACGGCATGAGAATGATTCCACAGATAGTAACCAAACTTTCTGGAGGCTAAATGTTGGCTTTGGGTGAATAAAATTCACATTTACCATCTTGCAATCCTCCTCTTTTCAAACAAAAGTTACGCATAAGTGGGACTTTTCTTCTTTTGAAATATGGATTATATTAGGGACTCCAAAATCGGGAGCAGTTTTTTCATAGCTGGTCTGCACTGGCCAACCCTGAAATATCCCGTGTTTGAGCGCGACAGCCTGCGTACACTAAACTGGAAATGAACACCTTGTAATCACACTGGAACCTCCTAACGTACGGGTGTGTGGTGGGCCTGCTCCAATATCCTAGAATTTGGTGTGAACACATTCACCAAACATTATTAAGAGTGAAATTAGATAAAGATGAACCACATTGCTCCTTAATTACATTTTAGATTTTAATTTTCAAGTAGCATTTTGCATAATAATCTTGCCTTTCCTTTCAAAGGCTCTTTTGCAACCTAGTTTTCTTACAATTATTTTGAATAGTTGCCCACAAAGTAATCCATTCAATttccgtgggggtggggggggggggggggggggttcagtgctGCCTGTTTCAGCAACGTTTCGACTTTCAGGAAGATAAACTAACCATTTACAAATCTCTGCTTAGGCCCCCACTAGAGTACTGCTgctaattctgggcaccacactttagcaaGGTCTGGTGTGaaggtccagaggagatttactagagcGGTAGCCAGAGGTGAGGGACTTCAGTTGCACAGAGACAGGAGGAGCTGGGATTGGCCTCCTTGAAGCAAAGTAAAGGGAGCTTTAATAGTGGTGTTTACAATTATGACCTGTTCAGAGCGAGGAAAAGGCAGACGGGTCCGCAACCCAGTGGGTAGAGCAATTCGACAACTTGACTTTCAAAAAGCActtggataaatacttggagagaaaagaaaaattTACAGGGCAGTGGAGAAGGAGCAGAcgagtgggactaactggatagatgcttcaaagagctggcacaggcaggatgggttgaatggcctccttctgtgctgtcttATTGGACGCTCAAAACGGCAAATTCAGCGCTGGCCAATAATGCCACTATTCTCTTCCGTTTCAAACCTCCCATGCTTCAGAACCGAGAGATATGAGCCACGGAGCTCTGGCACTCTAGACCATTTTTGTTTCcagtggaagaaggcaaagcaccTTCATTATAGCTGTATTGCCTTTGTAAACTAGCCGACAGGAAGTCTTCTTAGTAAATTATTGACATCCGCCTTGGGCATGGATAAgagggatagtcaacatcttttcccgaaGGTAGGGGTGTGAAACTAGacggcacaggtttaaggtgagaagggGGAGATGAGCCCTTTGGTCCAACTtggccatgccgcccagtttttaccactaagctaatcccacgtgcccgcatttggcccatatccctctacacccagctttcccatataactgtctaaatgctttttaaatcacaaaaacgtacccacctctactactgcctgtggcagctcattccagacactcaccaccctcttgagtgaaaaaattgcccttctggacccttttgtatctctcccctctcaccttaaacctgtgccctctagtttcaCACTCCCCTAACTTTGGGAAAAGTTGTTGACTATCCATCTTATCTATGCCGCAGGAGGATGTCAATAATTGACTACGAAGACTTCCGGTTGGCGACATGTGAGAGGGATGTTGCACTTATGGTAGCTCCAGCCGGGATCTGCATTTTTAGGCATTTTTGCCTGTTTATTCAGGCGATCTTTGCTGGAAAACATTCCAGACCGGTACAACAGGTTCCCTCCGTGCCAGATTCCTGCCCAATAGGGAGGGCAAAGAAAGAAGGCTGTTGAGGTGACTGCAATAAATTCACAGTAAACACTGGGTTTTACAGGGCTGATTTGCCGTTAAGTATTTATAGCCAGGAATTATTTACAGCCCACCAAAAAATAAAtctccattagaacatagaacatagaacagtacagcacagaacaggcccttcggccctcgatgttgtgccgagcaatgatcaccccacttaaacccacgtaacccgtatacccgtaacccaacaatccccccattaaccttacactacgggcaatttagcatggccaatccacctaacctgcacatctttggactgtgggaggaaaccggagcacccggaagaaacccacgcacacacggggaggacgtgcagactccgcacagacagtgacccagccgggaatcgaacctgggaccctggagctgtgaagcattgatgctaaccaccatgctaccgtgaggccctaattgCATTTGTAAAGTACAAAGCTAAATATCCAATCAATGACTAAAACGATGGATTCCTGAGAAAGGTCAGAATCACACTggagggcacagaggagattaATGAAAATCTTTCCAAGAATGGAGAATATTAGCTATGTGCAAATACTGAAGAGACTGAGATTAATTTCTTTGGATCAGAGAGgataaggggagatttaattaagTGACTTCGAtagtgtacaggaaggatttatTTCCGTTAGCAGAAGGGGGCActaaagtaatctttattattgtcacaagtaggcttacattaacactgcaatgaagttactgtgaaaatcccctagtcgccacattccggcgcctgttcgggtacaccgagggagaattcagaatgtcaaattcacctaacagcaagtctttcgggacttgtgggaggaaaccggagcacccggaggaaacccacacagacacagggagaatgtgcagaccctgcacagacagtgacccaagccgggaatcaaacccgggtccctggtgctgtgaagcaacagtgctaaccactgtgttaccgtgccgccctataagTAATTGTCAGAAGGTTAGAGGGAGGTTGAGAGTTTTCTTTCACCAAGAGGGTGTTGGGGAGCTGGAACTCGCTGAATGAAAGGGTGAGAGGCAAATCCCTCATTGTATCTTTAAAAATATTTGGATGTGCACTTGAACTGCCCTTGAACAGGGAagaactggaaaatgggattcggcTGTATAGATTCTTTCAAAGACCAGCACAAAcgctatgggctgaatggcctctttttgatGCTGCAGATTTTCTGTCTCAGGTTGACATAATTAAACAGACATGTTGTTGCTGCCCAGTGACAGTTTAACCTTAGCCCACCTCAAGACAGCCTGACATTCCCTTTGTGCTGTCAGCTTGAAATCCTTTCCTGAATTTTGATGGAATACTCGGTTcatttctgggcaccacactttagtaTAATATAATAGTCtctattattgtcgcaagtaggcttacattaacactgcaatgaggttaccgtgaaaatctcctagtcgccacactccggcgtctgtttgggtacactgagggagaattcagaatgtccaattcacctagcagtacctcctttgggatttgtgggaggaaactggagcatccggaggaaacccacgcagacacggggagaaagtgcagactccgcactgacagtgacccaagccgggaatcgaacctgggcatctggagctgtgaagcaacagtgctaaccactgtgctaccatgccattcaAGATGAGTGCAGCATAGAtttacaaaaatgatccctggcttaagttagaatcatagaatcggtacagtgcagaaaaagaccattcagcccatcagatctgcaccaaccctctgaaagagaaccctccctgccccctcccacaaccccacctaacctacacatccatgggaaatttagcatggccagtccacgtaatcttcacatctttggactgtgggaggaaaccggaatacccggaagaaacccacgcagacacggggagaatgtgcaaactcctcacagtcacccgaggctgaaatcgaaacggggtccctggcgctgtgaggcagcagtgctactgtgCTACTCTGGTTACGAGGGTTACAAATTAGGGTTGTATTCCCTAATACTGAAATGATTAAGTGAGGAATTGATCAAAGTTTGCAATATTATTTGTGGGCATTGATAAGAGTAGATGGAGAGAAATTGAAGTATTTATAAAATCCGCGTGCACCGTTCAAATTTAGTAGCTTTGGATGTGCACAAGCCAATTGCTTGAAGCATAATTCATAAAATTTCAAGTTTGCAGGGTTTATGAACTCCGTTCTGCTAGCTCTAACATACAGGCCACCTTTCATTTACTGTTGCCATTTCCAATCGGTTTCGGCATCACAACAATTGCATTAAAACCTTAATgaatgatgcttttaaaatgccaTTCACTACTTGTTTCTATCACGTCTACATCCAAAGTTACTGAAGTTTAAAGTTGCAGAAGACTTGTGTAAACTCCCTGCGATTTTAGGGAGTCAAGGAGCAGGATAATGTGGCCCCGAGATTCGAGCCCGGCTTTTTGAGGGTGAAGTTGGGAAACAAACTCCTTGCACGCAAAGGTAAAAGTCTGGCACCCTCTTCTGCAAATGCCAATTGATGCTGGGTCAGGTGTTAACTTAAATCTGAGATTAATGAAAATCATTAAAGTTATTAAGGGATGCGAGACAAAGCTGGGTATATGTGTAGTTAGGTCACAAGTCGGCCTTGGCTGCTGCCTCTTCCTAGTATTTTATCGCATGTTAACCAGAAAATCCTCTCTTGTAGATAATCTTATTAGTCTGCTTGGCATGGTTTTGGTGACCTCGAGTGGAACGATTAGTACCATTTTCCCCCAGACTGTCTATATTTATTTAACCAGAAATGTAACAAAGTTGAGATCCATAGTACAAAGGGGCTTTAGCTTACTTGAACTTCTGATTCTGTAGTTGGGAATGATCCTTTTCCTGGATAATTGCTGACAAAGTATATTCAGTATAAAAACAGGCCATTTAGCCTAATTGGTCTGGTACTGAGTTTATGCTCAACACAGTCCTACCCCTCCTGCTCTCACTCTATCAGCACatccctctattcctttctccctcgtgcGTTTTGCTGGTTTCCCCCTAAGATGTATCTATGCTATTTGGTTTGACCACTCCGTAATGGCAAATttcaccactcactgggtaaaGCAGTTTTGCCTGagttccctattggatttattagtgtctGTCTTTTACAATGATGACTGCTGCAGATGTGGAAACATCGTCTCTGCATCTGCTGTACCAAACccaagacctctatcaggtcatcccttagCCTTTTCCTTTCTAAAGATGTCTGACCAGTCTTTCCAGCTAGTAGAGCACTTCCATTCTAGTATTGTCCTTCtctggggccggtttagctcagttggctggacagctggttcgtgatgcagagcgaggcaagcagcgcgggttcgattcccgtaccggctgaggttattcatgaaggctccgccttctcaaccttgcccttcgcctgaggtgtggtgatccttgggttaaatcaccatcagtcagctgtcccccctgaaaggggaaagcagcctctggtcatctgagactatggcgacTTGAATGAACTTGTTGAATTTTTTGCGCCTTCTCCAGTAGATGTTGAAATTTGGATTTTGAAGTTGCATTaatacattaattttttttaaatttttcctCCCAGAGATTAAATACTATGGTGCATTCTGGTATCTGTAAACATTGTAAAGAAGTGTTGGAATGGAAAGTAAAATACAACAAATACAAACCACTTAGTCAGGCTCGGAAATGGTGAGTTAAAAGCTTATTTGTGCTTTGAGGTCATATTTCTGTAATTGTACCATCTGACATTCGGTTGAAATCTTATTTGTCATAATTTGGCCCCTGTGAATTCTGAATATATTTTAATGTTCTTtttatatgtatgtatatatatatatatatatatatataaattctaTTTTGTGGTAGATTGATGATCCTTGAAATACCCTGTAGTTTTCAATACTTGCACCATCAGGTTGTCGCCCTCATCAAAGGCAGTCAAgaaaaaacagcttgcatttataaagtgacTTCCAGCACCTCGGAACATCCCAAAGTCCTTTCCAGCCACAGAACAACTTTTTAAAAGTGTAGTCTCCGTTGTAACATATTGTTTGATATCAACATGATGTCCGCctcgtgtgatttttttttttgcctgcAACATTTAAACATCCAATACCAATTTTCACTGACATTGATCACAATAGCTCCAATTGTTGTAGGAGACCTGTAATGACTTCCATGCTGCCAGATGGCAAGTGTGAGAACTTCAAAACTGGGGTATCGTCAGAACTTTGGACCTAGAATATTTTCCCCAATGATCACTTTCAAACACTGATATGGCCCAACACTGGGCTGTTTTATTACATATTTGACCTCTCGTTAGCTTTTACGCAGCCTTTTTAAAATCATTTGCAGCAGGCACCTTTAGTTTGTCTGTGCACCTTGCAGAGAAGATTGCTAACTTGAGCCATCTCTGGTCTGCAAAACATGGCCTATCAAAAACTCGTGCTTATTAATCCTTTCAGAAGGAAATTAAGATGGTTACATTAAAAAAGGAGGAATAGCTAAGTGTTTGGGAAGTTGTGAGAATGGAATTAGACTAGCTGTCTAAAATTGCCGCAGATTAGATAACAGAATGGCCTCTCCCTGTGCTATAACATTCAAATGGATTCTGAATAGAAATGCGAAATACAAGAACTTGGTTGATCCACCATTTAGACAACTGGCTGTCCATTGCGATGTTAAAAATTCAGCTGCCTGTAACCCCCTGACTTTCCTTTTTAATTCTGTTTAGTGTTAAATGCCTTCAGAAGACCGTGAAGGATTCTTACCACGTTATGTGTAAACCATGTGCTTTCAAGTTGGAACTCTGTGCCAAATGTGGGAAGAGAGAAGAGATTGTGAACCCGTAAGTAGTTGTTGCAATGCTTTATTCCCAACGAGACGTCTTGCAAACCCCAACCGAAAGGGAGTTTCCATAAGCAGGCGGACTCCCGCGATCGGAGATTTGTGCCTTTTATTCTCCTGTCGTTTGTTTCCATTATATGGACAATGCAAACAAGGCCATGCTTGTTGCCCTTCGCTTGCTGCCTTTGACAGCCCGGTTGCCCATTGTGTGACCAACCAAGTAATGTGGCTAAAGATGCATAGAATGGTTCCAGGACAGGAAGATGTTTGGCCTGTTGTGTATGTGCCAGCTCTCTGAGAGCAACTCAGTTCCTGTTCCCTGGCATTTTCCCTGTAGCTCTACAAATCTTTTCTCTAGAT
Proteins encoded:
- the LOC119970089 gene encoding alpha/beta hydrolase domain-containing protein 17B, whose product is MNNLSLSELCCLFCCPPCPGRIASKLAFLPPEPTYAMLADEAGGRWSLHLSERADWQYSQREKDSIEAFMSRSSRGSRIACMFIRCSPSARFTLLFSHGNAVDLGQMSSFYIGLGSRINCNVFSYDYSGYGASSGKPSEKNLYADVDAAWQALRTRYGIRPENVILYGQSIGTVPTVDLAARYECAAVVLHSPLMSGMRVAFPDTKKTYCFDAFPNIDKISKIASPVLVIHGTEDEVIDFSHGLALYEQCQRPVEPLWVEGAGHNDVELYGQYLERLKQFVSQELTNS
- the c8h9orf85 gene encoding uncharacterized protein C9orf85 homolog isoform X1, whose translation is MSTEKGNVARRRAQKHQNVIGFKNDKYIKSDQIKRLNTMVHSGICKHCKEVLEWKVKYNKYKPLSQARKCVKCLQKTVKDSYHVMCKPCAFKLELCAKCGKREEIVNPLNSAEDQHENCDEEINPRNRAKSGKGDDDASNSVDDSDFDSDEGSDGKDLDYSVQSSFTHLSTQHADTASQKEKAAKTEGTEAQGVPDISTLTLDV